The following proteins come from a genomic window of Venturia canescens isolate UGA chromosome 4, ASM1945775v1, whole genome shotgun sequence:
- the LOC122409182 gene encoding uncharacterized protein codes for MKVLFIIVLVAVAASASPERQRRSLGWGWGGWGHDGAVVIGGHGHGIALAGPLAPAAAVIGPVSPSVAVLGPAAHSAAVVGPSAGSAAVVGPAAGSAVVAGPSGSIVAGSGLAGHGAVVSTGSLLGAHGIW; via the exons ATGAAAGTCCTG TTCATAATCGTACTCGTCGCGGTAGCTGCTTCTGCTAGCCCCGAACGTCAACGTCGTTCTCTTGGATGGGGTTGGGGAGGATGGGGTCACGACGGAGCCGTTGTTATTGGTGGTCATGGACACGGAATTGCGCTTGCTGGTCCTCTTGCGCCTGCTGCTGCAGTGATCGGGCCCGTATCTCCTTCCGTTGCTGTCCTTGGACCCGCCGCTCATAGTGCAGCTGTTGTTGGCCCTAGTGCAGGATCAGCTGCTGTCGTTGGACCGGCTGCTG GAAGCGCAGTCGTCGCTGGACCATCCGGTTCAATTGTCGCGGGCTCAGGACTCGCTGGTCACGGGGCTGTCGTTTCTACTGGCAGTCTCCTCGGTGCTCATGGAATCTGGTAA
- the LOC122409102 gene encoding dirigent protein 10-like translates to MKFLIVLVASVAAVAAAPSGILDLHGLGWTGTVVSGASIAGPHVGAATVAGPVAGGSVVSGAVSGPTVVKGAVAGPSAVIGSVAGPTVISEPSLGLSVVDGGWVDHGAWGHGGWGHGALVAGPLAGAAAVVGPDSGSVLVAGPGGESISTHGSGHGAILAGPHHGLHGLW, encoded by the exons ATGAAATTCTTG ATCGTTCTCGTAGCAAGCGTAGCTGCGGTTGCGGCTGCCCCCAGTGGAATCCTTGACTTGCACGGACTTGGGTGGACTGGAACGGTTGTCAGTGGTGCAAGCATTGCCGGACCACACGTGGGCGCAGCTACTGTAGCTGGGCCTGTAGCCGGTGGTTCGGTAGTCTCTGGGGCAGTTTCAGGACCGACTGTGGTGAAAGGAGCTGTTGCTGGACCATCAGCTGTTATTGGCTCCGTTGCTGGGCCAACAGTCATTTCGGAGCCATCCCTTGGACTATCTGTCGTTGATG GAGGATGGGTAGACCACGGAGCTTGGGGTCACGGAGGATGGGGTCATGGAGCCCTCGTTGCAGGACCTCTTGCaggtgctgctgctgttgtagGACCTGATTCGGGTTCCGTTCTCGTTGCTGGACCCGGGGGCGAGTCCATTTCAACCCATGGGTCTGGTCATGGAGCGATTCTCGCAGGTCCACATCACGGACTCCATGGGCTATGGTAG
- the LOC122408982 gene encoding glycine-rich protein-like: MCSQIAILLVASVAIASAAPSGLWGPGAALAGPVLGPAALAGPGVGPASLAGPVAGPARISGAVDGGAVVTGSVAAPSVVSGSVVGGTAVLGHAGLGWGGYGLGGHGLGALGWGLGHGHGAVIAGPAVGHAAVAGPVSAPAVVAGPSGSIVAGYGGHGGVARGLGGYW; the protein is encoded by the exons ATGTGCAGTCAAATAGCGATTTTGTTGGTAGCGAGCGTAGCCATCGCCTCGGCAGCACCTTCCGGTCTCTGGGGACCCGGTGCAGCACTCGCTGGACCTGTTTTGGGCCCCGCCGCACTAGCCGGCCCCGGGGTCGGTCCAGCTTCGCTAGCTGGACCGGTCGCCGGACCTGCCAGGATTTCCGGAGCCGTTGACGGAGGCGCAGTAGTTACTGGTTCAGTGGCAGCTCCATCCGTCGTTTCCGGAAGCGTGGTCGGCGGAACTGCTGTCCTTGGACACGCTGGTCTTGGTTGGGGAGGCTACGGATTGGGTGGACACGGGTTGGGAGCTCTCGGTTGGGGACTCGGACATG GTCACGGTGCCGTGATTGCTGGACCTGCTGTTGGACACGCCGCTGTTGCAGGACCAGTTTCCGCTCCCGCAGTCGTTGCTGGACCATCCGGTAGCATTGTTGCAGGCTACGGCGGTCACGGTGGTGTTGCTCGTGGTCTCGGAGGATATTGGTAA
- the LOC122409381 gene encoding keratin, type I cytoskeletal 9-like, which produces MKAFIVGLAILGVATAAPTRERRGAVWTGYGGHGAYGPYGGAHGAYALADHGAYGYGHGGYGAHGVALAGPALGHASIAGPHVGASSLAGPAIGPSHLSGSVAGPVHVSGAVAGPAVVTGSVAGPAHVEGYGGHYDGAYGGDHGGYAGYGAYDGHHGYVGASYVGGYGHGGHGHGVVLAGPASHGAVLAGPSHHGAVLAGPASHGAVVAGPHAGGAAVSGPHAGSVVIAGPSGKITAHGAGHGAAVHTGYAGHGYGVHGHY; this is translated from the exons ATGAAGGCATTT ATTGTTGGATTGGCTATACTTGGAGTGGCGACCGCCGCACCGACCCGAGAACGTCGCGGTGCTGTTTGGACTGGTTACGGTGGTCACGGAGCTTACGGACCCTACGGAGGTGCTCATGGAGCTTACGCGCTCGCTGATCACGGAGCTTACGGATACGGTCATGGAGGGTACGGCGCGCACGGTGTCGCTCTAGCTGGTCCGGCCCTGGGCCATGCCAGCATTGCAGGACCTCACGTTGGTGCTTCTTCCCTCGCTGGACCAGCCATTGGACCATCGCATCTTTCTGGCTCGGTCGCTGGACCTGTCCACGTATCCGGTGCCGTAGCTGGACCAGCTGTCGTAACCGGATCAGTCGCCGGCCCTGCTCATGTCGAGGGCTACGGTGGACACTACGATGGAGCTTACGGAGGAGATCACGGCGGTTATGCAGGCTACGGAGCTTATGATGGACACCACGGTTACGTCGGAGCTTCTTACGTTGGTG GCTACGGACACGGTGGACATGGTCACGGTGTGGTACTCGCCGGTCCCGCTTCTCACGGTGCCGTGCTCGCTGGGCCTTCTCATCACGGTGCAGTGCTCGCTGGTCCCGCAAGCCATGGTGCCGTCGTAGCTGGTCCACACGCCGGCGGAGCTGCAGTTTCCGGTCCGCACGCTGGTTCCGTCGTCATTGCTGGACCATCAGGAAAAATCACGGCTCACGGTGCTGGTCACGGAGCTGCGGTCCATACGGGATATGCTGGTCATGGTTACGGTGTTCATGGTCACTACTAA